A single genomic interval of Arthrobacter methylotrophus harbors:
- a CDS encoding TolB family protein: MIRTLQPGQRCEVWIASASTGASELAFTTDKLLLEAPNWAPDGAALILNGDGVLWRLELSGGTIEKLAITGIPDLNNDHVLAPDGSAIYLSANDGHIYRAAVDGGEAERLTVEDRSVHFLHGVSPDGRTLAYVGIEAGDFTQPGRLMTIPASGGPSTLVDTGPGHCDGPEFSPDGEWLYFNTEAFTDLPGHAQLARVRAGNGSTAERLLRSDTVDWFPHLSPDGRLASYIRFPGGTAGHPADLPVDVVLVSTDDWATPLHVWPLFGGQGTLNVNSWSPDSERFAFIAYPES; this comes from the coding sequence GTGATACGCACACTCCAGCCGGGTCAACGTTGCGAGGTGTGGATCGCTTCTGCGAGCACCGGGGCTTCCGAACTGGCTTTCACCACGGACAAGCTGCTGCTGGAAGCTCCCAACTGGGCTCCGGACGGTGCGGCGCTGATCCTCAACGGGGATGGTGTGCTGTGGCGGCTCGAACTTTCCGGAGGAACGATCGAAAAGCTGGCAATCACCGGTATCCCGGACCTCAACAACGACCACGTCCTCGCGCCCGACGGCTCCGCCATCTACCTCTCGGCGAATGACGGCCACATCTACCGCGCGGCCGTCGACGGCGGAGAAGCCGAGCGGCTTACCGTAGAGGACAGGTCCGTCCATTTCCTCCACGGCGTCAGCCCCGATGGACGGACACTCGCCTACGTGGGGATAGAAGCCGGCGACTTCACCCAGCCGGGCAGGCTCATGACGATTCCGGCCAGCGGCGGTCCGTCCACGCTCGTGGACACAGGCCCTGGCCACTGCGATGGACCCGAGTTTTCTCCAGACGGCGAGTGGCTGTACTTCAATACCGAGGCCTTTACGGACCTGCCAGGCCACGCTCAACTCGCCAGGGTGCGGGCTGGCAATGGCAGCACAGCGGAACGCCTGCTCCGGAGCGACACCGTCGACTGGTTCCCGCACCTCTCTCCCGACGGGCGCCTCGCCAGCTACATCCGTTTCCCCGGCGGAACGGCGGGCCACCCCGCAGACTTGCCGGTCGACGTCGTGCTTGTCTCAACAGATGACTGGGCGACGCCCCTCCACGTGTGGCCGCTCTTTGGCGGCCAGGGAACGCTCAACGTCAATAGCTGGTCTCCCGACTCCGAGCGCTTCGCGTTTATTGCGTACCCGGAAAGCTGA
- a CDS encoding DsbA family oxidoreductase: MKIEIWSDVACPWCYIGKRRFEKALGEFPHRDSVEIQWRSYQLDPSLPEHYDGTELDYLSKRKGMNPAQVSQMFEHVALQAKGEGLNYRFDDVVVANSFTAHRLIHLAAAHGQQDQAKEQLLSGHFEHGEDIGSQEYLTKLGRDLGLPEAEIAELFSTDKYAEEVRGDIAEARMIGVTGVPFFVIDRKYGLSGAQPSEVFRQALTQAWQEANPLVAVGSPDAEACGPDGCAI; encoded by the coding sequence ATGAAGATTGAGATCTGGTCGGACGTCGCTTGCCCGTGGTGCTACATCGGAAAGCGCCGGTTCGAAAAGGCCTTGGGCGAATTCCCACACCGCGACTCGGTAGAGATCCAGTGGCGCAGCTACCAGTTGGACCCGAGCCTCCCTGAACACTACGACGGCACCGAGCTCGATTACCTGAGCAAGCGCAAGGGCATGAACCCGGCGCAGGTCAGTCAGATGTTCGAGCATGTGGCATTGCAGGCAAAGGGCGAGGGCCTGAACTACCGCTTCGACGACGTCGTGGTGGCCAACAGCTTCACGGCGCACCGCCTCATCCACCTCGCGGCCGCCCACGGTCAGCAGGACCAAGCCAAAGAACAGCTCCTGAGCGGCCATTTTGAACACGGCGAGGACATCGGAAGCCAGGAATACTTGACCAAGCTCGGCCGCGATTTGGGCCTGCCGGAAGCGGAAATCGCCGAATTGTTCAGCACCGACAAGTACGCCGAGGAAGTCCGCGGCGACATCGCCGAAGCCCGGATGATCGGCGTCACCGGTGTGCCGTTCTTCGTCATCGACCGCAAGTACGGACTCTCCGGCGCGCAGCCGTCCGAGGTCTTCAGGCAGGCCCTCACACAGGCGTGGCAGGAAGCCAATCCGCTAGTCGCCGTCGGCAGCCCCGACGCCGAAGCCTGCGGTCCCGACGGCTGCGCGATCTAG
- a CDS encoding TetR/AcrR family transcriptional regulator: MPRITAASNAAQRAETRRRILTAFGELLFTHGLPGLTMTDVARHAGVGRTAVYNYYADMEQLLIAYALDETERFLGDLRESLDALPNPVDRLALYVRAQVEDLSRRHLPPGPAMAAVLSPASFAQLADHVGELNVLLQDILRDGIAAGYLPPTDVEQLARLIHGTLSSSAARGNAASGSEPEELEKRLLQTVRFVQLGAGARFDDGGRPARLA; the protein is encoded by the coding sequence ATGCCTAGGATTACGGCCGCCAGCAACGCGGCGCAGCGCGCTGAAACCCGACGCCGGATCCTGACCGCTTTCGGTGAGCTGCTCTTCACCCACGGCCTGCCCGGACTGACCATGACCGATGTCGCTCGGCATGCGGGCGTCGGCCGGACCGCGGTGTACAACTACTACGCCGACATGGAACAACTCCTGATCGCCTATGCCTTGGACGAAACTGAACGCTTCCTCGGCGACCTGCGCGAATCCCTCGATGCCCTGCCGAATCCCGTGGACCGCCTGGCTCTATATGTACGTGCCCAGGTCGAGGATCTGAGCCGCCGTCATCTTCCTCCAGGTCCTGCGATGGCGGCCGTCCTGTCCCCTGCTTCCTTCGCGCAATTGGCGGACCACGTCGGCGAACTCAACGTGTTGCTCCAGGACATTCTGCGCGACGGCATAGCGGCGGGCTACCTACCGCCCACCGACGTGGAGCAGCTCGCCAGGCTCATCCACGGAACGCTCTCCTCCAGTGCGGCCCGCGGCAATGCGGCGAGCGGGTCGGAGCCGGAAGAACTGGAGAAGCGCTTGCTTCAGACCGTTCGGTTCGTCCAGTTGGGCGCGGGAGCAAGGTTCGACGACGGCGGTCGGCCCGCGCGCTTGGCGTGA
- a CDS encoding sugar phosphate isomerase/epimerase yields MSYSIQLYTLRNAMQEDLPGTIKKVAEIGYTQVEPYNFVATAKELGAALKENGLTAPSGHAPLLSQDQDEIFAAAKELGIATVIDPYLPAEHWQNAEDIQATAAKLNAAAKKGADYGIRVGYHNHAWELESSIEGQTALEYFESLLDPELVLEVDTYWASVGGQNPVELLARLGDRVKFIHIKDGPGTTDTKAQLPAGKGTIPVLDVVAAAKSLEVGVVEFDDYAGDIFEGIAESLAFLRDSAATAGAQDVNA; encoded by the coding sequence ATGTCTTACTCCATCCAGCTGTACACCCTGCGCAACGCCATGCAGGAAGACCTGCCGGGCACCATTAAGAAGGTTGCCGAGATCGGTTACACGCAGGTCGAACCCTACAATTTCGTGGCCACGGCGAAGGAACTGGGCGCTGCTTTGAAGGAGAACGGGCTGACCGCCCCTTCCGGCCACGCTCCGCTGCTGAGCCAGGACCAGGATGAGATCTTCGCCGCCGCCAAGGAACTAGGAATCGCCACCGTCATCGATCCGTACCTGCCTGCCGAGCACTGGCAGAACGCCGAGGACATCCAGGCCACCGCGGCCAAACTCAACGCCGCAGCCAAGAAAGGCGCCGACTACGGCATCCGCGTCGGCTACCACAACCATGCCTGGGAACTCGAGTCCAGCATCGAGGGCCAGACCGCCCTGGAGTACTTCGAAAGCCTCCTCGACCCGGAACTGGTCCTGGAAGTCGACACTTACTGGGCATCGGTCGGCGGCCAGAACCCCGTCGAGTTGCTTGCCCGCCTGGGTGACCGCGTGAAGTTCATCCACATCAAGGACGGCCCCGGCACCACCGACACGAAAGCCCAGCTGCCGGCGGGCAAGGGCACCATCCCGGTGCTCGACGTCGTTGCTGCCGCGAAGTCCCTGGAGGTGGGCGTCGTGGAATTCGACGACTACGCCGGAGACATCTTCGAAGGCATTGCCGAAAGCCTCGCCTTCCTGCGGGACTCCGCTGCAACAGCAGGAGCACAGGACGTGAACGCATGA
- a CDS encoding Gfo/Idh/MocA family oxidoreductase, whose product MSAATQQSTPSTPSSLRFPSGGPVGVAVIGAGNISKAYLDNLTVFPDLKVHVIADLFEEAAEARAKEYGIPEWGGVDAALNHPDVEIIVNLTIPAAHVEVATAAVAAGKHVWTEKPFSLDRESGLALLKTADAAGIRLGCAPDTFLGAGLQTARRIIERGDIGTPLTALTMFQTPGPESWHPNPAFLFQQGAGPLFDMGPYYITALVQTFGSVRQVAAVGSKAKEVRVVGSGPKAGEEFAVEVPTHVSAMLQFEGGASSHSVFSFESPRLRMGFVEITGTEGTLELPDPNFFDGDIKLWRAGAEEAETIPATGPANGRGMGVLDMARSLRAGVPHRAQGALAYHVVDTLVSISESAETGTFVGVDSSAVTSQALPEDWDPMAATL is encoded by the coding sequence ATGAGCGCCGCAACGCAGCAGAGCACACCTTCCACCCCGTCTTCCCTGCGTTTTCCCTCCGGGGGGCCCGTGGGCGTCGCCGTCATCGGCGCCGGGAACATCAGCAAGGCCTACCTGGACAACCTGACGGTCTTCCCGGACCTGAAAGTCCACGTCATCGCCGACCTCTTCGAGGAAGCCGCGGAAGCGCGGGCCAAGGAATACGGAATCCCCGAGTGGGGCGGCGTGGACGCGGCACTGAACCACCCCGACGTCGAAATCATCGTCAACCTGACCATCCCGGCGGCGCACGTCGAGGTGGCCACAGCGGCCGTGGCTGCCGGCAAGCACGTCTGGACCGAGAAGCCGTTCTCCCTGGACCGCGAATCCGGTTTGGCCCTGCTGAAGACGGCCGACGCCGCGGGCATCCGCCTCGGCTGCGCACCGGACACCTTCCTGGGCGCCGGCCTGCAAACGGCCCGCCGCATCATCGAACGCGGCGACATCGGAACCCCGCTGACCGCCCTGACCATGTTCCAGACCCCCGGTCCGGAGTCCTGGCACCCGAACCCGGCATTCCTGTTCCAGCAGGGCGCAGGTCCACTCTTCGACATGGGTCCGTACTACATCACCGCACTGGTCCAGACCTTCGGTTCGGTCCGCCAGGTGGCCGCCGTCGGCTCCAAAGCCAAGGAAGTCCGCGTTGTCGGTTCCGGGCCCAAGGCCGGCGAGGAATTCGCCGTCGAGGTCCCCACGCATGTGAGCGCAATGCTCCAGTTCGAAGGGGGCGCCTCCTCGCACAGCGTCTTCAGCTTCGAATCGCCCCGCTTGCGGATGGGCTTCGTGGAAATCACCGGAACCGAGGGCACCCTCGAACTCCCGGACCCGAACTTCTTCGACGGCGACATCAAGCTGTGGCGCGCGGGAGCCGAAGAAGCTGAAACCATTCCCGCCACGGGCCCTGCCAACGGCCGTGGCATGGGCGTGCTGGACATGGCCCGTTCACTCCGCGCCGGTGTTCCGCACCGCGCCCAAGGAGCCCTCGCCTACCACGTGGTCGATACCTTGGTCTCCATTTCCGAGTCCGCCGAAACAGGCACCTTTGTAGGCGTCGACAGCTCCGCCGTGACCTCTCAGGCCCTCCCCGAGGACTGGGACCCGATGGCCGCCACCCTCTAG
- a CDS encoding Gfo/Idh/MocA family oxidoreductase: MTSSAPTPTSPETSHPQGTSVGKTTLGVAAIGYAFMGKAHSNAWRNVASFFDVPAFEQKVLVGRDPEQVAEAAAKYGWSESATDWRSVLERDDIHIVDICAPGWMHAEIAIAALEAGKHVLVEKPLANTLAEAESMTDAARAARARGIQSMVGFNYRRVPALALARELIAEGRLGTIRHVRAAYLQDWLVDTDSPMTWRLNKETAGSGALGDIASHAIDQVLFLLGDTVTEVSGRLHTFVNSRPGADGPEQVTVDDAAWATFTLASGAVASVEVSRMATGRKNSLTMEIYGDKGSLLFDLESINELGFLDATLPLREQGFRRILVNEAEHPYMGAWWPQGHVIGWEHTFTHEIRDFLAAIDAGTPPSPSFEDGLAVQYILAAIEESADAKSAIIQLAGH; encoded by the coding sequence ATGACTAGCTCCGCCCCTACCCCCACCAGCCCTGAAACCAGCCACCCGCAGGGTACCAGCGTCGGTAAAACGACCCTCGGTGTCGCCGCGATCGGCTACGCGTTCATGGGCAAGGCCCATTCGAACGCGTGGCGGAATGTGGCCAGCTTTTTCGACGTCCCGGCTTTCGAACAGAAAGTGCTCGTGGGCCGGGACCCGGAACAAGTTGCCGAGGCCGCGGCGAAGTACGGGTGGAGCGAGTCCGCCACGGACTGGCGCTCGGTCCTGGAACGCGATGACATCCACATCGTGGACATCTGCGCCCCGGGCTGGATGCACGCCGAAATCGCCATCGCGGCGCTGGAGGCGGGCAAGCACGTCCTGGTCGAAAAGCCCCTCGCCAACACCCTCGCCGAGGCCGAGTCCATGACGGATGCCGCGCGGGCCGCCCGCGCGCGCGGCATCCAGTCCATGGTCGGCTTCAACTACCGCCGGGTACCGGCCCTCGCCCTGGCCCGGGAGCTCATTGCGGAGGGCAGGCTGGGCACGATCCGGCACGTCCGCGCCGCGTATTTGCAGGACTGGCTCGTGGATACCGACTCTCCGATGACCTGGCGGCTCAACAAGGAAACCGCCGGATCCGGCGCGTTGGGCGACATCGCCTCCCACGCGATCGACCAGGTCCTCTTCCTGCTCGGCGACACGGTCACCGAAGTCTCCGGCCGGCTGCACACTTTCGTGAACAGCCGCCCCGGTGCGGACGGTCCGGAACAAGTAACGGTCGACGACGCTGCCTGGGCCACGTTCACCCTCGCCTCCGGGGCAGTCGCGTCCGTGGAAGTCTCCCGCATGGCCACGGGCCGGAAGAATTCACTCACCATGGAAATCTACGGCGACAAGGGCTCGCTCCTGTTCGACCTGGAATCCATCAACGAGCTCGGCTTCCTCGACGCCACGCTTCCTCTCCGGGAGCAGGGCTTCCGCCGGATCCTGGTCAACGAAGCGGAGCACCCGTATATGGGTGCTTGGTGGCCGCAGGGCCACGTGATTGGCTGGGAACACACCTTCACCCACGAAATCCGCGACTTCCTGGCCGCCATCGACGCCGGGACGCCGCCGTCTCCGTCCTTCGAGGACGGGCTCGCTGTCCAATACATCCTGGCCGCTATCGAAGAATCCGCCGACGCCAAGAGCGCCATCATCCAGCTCGCCGGTCACTAA
- a CDS encoding sugar phosphate isomerase/epimerase family protein, giving the protein MSRPYTLFTGQWADLPFEEVARLASGWGYDGLEIAVSGDHLDAWRWDEPGYVESKLAVLEKYNLKVWAISNHLKGQAVCDDPIDFRHEAIVGSKVWGDGEPEGVRQRAAEEMKHTARLARALGVGTVVGFTGSSIWQYLAMFPPVPEKVIDAGYQDFADRWNPILDVFDECGVRFAHEVHPSEIAYDYWTTVRTLEAIGHREAFGLNWDPSHFMWQGIDPVSFIWDFKDRIYHVDCKDTKLRPTGRNTVLGSHLPWGDPRRGWDFVSAGRGDVPWESSFRALTAIGYNGPISVEWEDAGMDRLHGAPEALAALKKYDFPASNTSFDAAFSQD; this is encoded by the coding sequence ATGTCCCGCCCCTACACCCTGTTCACCGGCCAGTGGGCCGATCTGCCCTTCGAGGAAGTCGCCCGCCTCGCCTCCGGATGGGGCTACGACGGCCTGGAAATCGCCGTCTCCGGAGACCACCTGGACGCCTGGCGCTGGGACGAACCCGGCTACGTCGAGTCCAAACTCGCGGTGTTGGAGAAGTACAACCTCAAGGTCTGGGCCATCTCCAACCACCTCAAGGGCCAGGCCGTGTGCGATGACCCCATCGACTTCCGGCACGAGGCCATCGTCGGTTCCAAGGTCTGGGGCGATGGCGAACCCGAAGGCGTGCGGCAGCGCGCCGCCGAGGAAATGAAACACACCGCCCGCCTCGCCCGCGCTTTAGGTGTGGGTACCGTCGTCGGGTTCACCGGGTCCTCCATCTGGCAATACCTCGCCATGTTCCCGCCCGTCCCCGAAAAAGTCATCGACGCCGGCTACCAGGACTTCGCCGACCGCTGGAACCCCATCCTTGACGTCTTCGACGAATGCGGCGTCCGTTTCGCCCACGAAGTCCACCCCTCCGAAATCGCCTACGACTACTGGACCACCGTCCGGACCCTGGAAGCCATCGGCCACCGGGAAGCGTTCGGGCTGAACTGGGACCCCTCGCACTTCATGTGGCAAGGCATCGACCCCGTCTCCTTCATCTGGGACTTCAAGGACCGGATCTACCACGTGGACTGCAAAGACACCAAGCTCCGCCCCACCGGCCGCAACACGGTCCTCGGCTCCCACCTGCCATGGGGCGACCCCCGCCGCGGCTGGGACTTCGTCTCCGCCGGACGCGGCGACGTCCCCTGGGAATCCTCCTTCCGGGCCCTCACCGCGATCGGCTACAACGGCCCGATCTCCGTGGAATGGGAAGACGCCGGCATGGACCGCCTCCACGGCGCCCCCGAAGCCCTCGCCGCCCTCAAAAAATACGACTTCCCCGCCTCGAACACCTCCTTCGACGCCGCCTTCAGCCAGGACTAA
- a CDS encoding heme-degrading domain-containing protein, producing the protein MTDIPTVETVETAAPLERQEEELLFTSFDHADAWKLGSRLTEMAQVAGHSIGIDIRRPGLILFRAALPGITPDQESWIARKSALVLRMEASSALVEARLASAGIDAVAAGWLGTDYAVTGGSFPVRVRGVGVVAAVTASGLSSQEDHDLIVEGIRQHLAAKMDPRCANGSPTLGFP; encoded by the coding sequence ATGACCGACATTCCCACTGTTGAAACTGTTGAAACTGCTGCACCACTTGAACGCCAGGAAGAGGAACTGCTTTTCACCTCTTTCGACCACGCAGACGCATGGAAGCTCGGCTCCCGGCTCACCGAGATGGCGCAGGTTGCCGGTCACTCGATCGGCATCGACATCCGACGCCCCGGGCTCATCCTTTTCCGCGCCGCTCTGCCCGGCATCACACCAGACCAGGAATCCTGGATCGCGCGGAAGTCCGCACTCGTGCTGCGAATGGAAGCGAGCAGCGCGCTTGTGGAGGCCCGGCTCGCCTCTGCCGGAATAGATGCGGTCGCCGCAGGGTGGCTGGGCACCGACTATGCGGTGACCGGAGGCTCGTTTCCGGTGCGGGTCCGTGGCGTTGGCGTCGTCGCGGCCGTCACGGCGTCGGGACTTTCGTCGCAGGAGGACCACGACCTCATCGTCGAAGGGATCCGCCAACATCTCGCAGCCAAAATGGACCCGCGATGCGCAAACGGCTCGCCGACGCTGGGATTCCCGTAG
- a CDS encoding DUF1080 domain-containing protein: MPGSTEPNDEAFVPLFDGVSLAGWHAAPRVCGSVYPGGPSVLEHFDSLGIQRPVEPEKHPARWKVEDGVLIGEQDTPGSGYGGYLVSDQAFGDFELKLEMRPDWPADTGVMLRRQRDSWEGFQVLVDHRPSGGIGGFFGNGLASFSAVPFAIDVVRDDAGRPAGLVADDPATSVEPVTQEKRSRLSYAADVDDFLNVWRWDDWNELRVRCVGAMPVITTWINGLKIAELDTATLESPNYDPDAIYKVLGDRGHIALEVHDNDAMFGEARWGVGAQCRWRNIRIKELSTNSGASQ; the protein is encoded by the coding sequence ATGCCCGGGAGCACAGAACCCAATGACGAAGCATTCGTTCCGCTGTTCGACGGCGTCAGCTTGGCCGGGTGGCATGCCGCACCTCGCGTCTGTGGTTCGGTATACCCGGGTGGCCCGAGCGTCCTGGAGCACTTTGATAGCTTGGGGATTCAGCGTCCCGTGGAGCCGGAAAAGCACCCTGCCCGCTGGAAAGTCGAGGACGGTGTCCTGATCGGCGAGCAGGACACCCCTGGGAGCGGCTACGGCGGCTACCTCGTCAGCGATCAAGCGTTCGGGGACTTCGAATTGAAACTCGAGATGCGCCCCGATTGGCCAGCTGACACCGGTGTGATGCTCCGGCGTCAACGCGACAGCTGGGAAGGATTCCAGGTCCTCGTGGACCACCGGCCATCCGGCGGCATCGGGGGCTTCTTCGGCAACGGGCTCGCGAGTTTCTCGGCAGTTCCCTTCGCGATCGACGTCGTCCGCGACGACGCCGGACGGCCCGCCGGCCTCGTCGCCGACGACCCGGCCACCTCGGTGGAACCAGTGACGCAAGAGAAGCGTTCCCGCCTCAGCTATGCCGCCGACGTCGACGACTTCCTCAACGTGTGGCGCTGGGACGACTGGAATGAACTCCGGGTCCGCTGCGTCGGCGCCATGCCGGTCATCACCACCTGGATCAACGGCCTCAAGATCGCGGAACTCGATACCGCCACGCTGGAATCCCCGAACTACGATCCTGATGCCATCTACAAAGTGCTCGGCGACCGGGGGCATATCGCCCTCGAAGTTCACGACAACGACGCCATGTTCGGCGAAGCCCGCTGGGGCGTCGGAGCGCAATGCCGGTGGCGGAACATCCGGATCAAGGAGCTATCAACGAACTCCGGGGCATCGCAGTGA
- a CDS encoding LytR C-terminal domain-containing protein: protein MVNETIPEEQVAVPDNANPRKRRNQPNRQKDPTILHGHRVVTGPELRATFVDSPGPESHPGWFSRRLLHGIVLALLIGLIVAGLVGAWAVMNGVIRFPSAVASSAPAAVCPTAVFDYTPNNKIKVNVYNAAGRSGLAKNVADQLKARGYIVGSVDNSTTSYSGSAMVVSGSSGEAAAFNIQRNVPNTDFFQDQRADASVDIILAPGFSALVPAELVDNTPGKLSCPRQDQRIADNSKLPVLPPPTP, encoded by the coding sequence ATGGTTAACGAGACAATCCCCGAAGAGCAGGTGGCTGTGCCCGATAACGCGAATCCGAGGAAGCGCCGGAACCAGCCGAATCGTCAGAAAGACCCGACGATTCTGCATGGGCATCGTGTTGTTACTGGGCCGGAACTCCGGGCGACCTTTGTGGATTCTCCCGGACCTGAGAGCCATCCCGGGTGGTTCAGCCGCCGCCTCTTGCATGGGATCGTTCTCGCGCTGCTCATCGGGCTGATCGTTGCAGGTCTTGTGGGCGCCTGGGCAGTCATGAACGGCGTGATCCGCTTCCCCTCCGCCGTTGCGAGCAGTGCACCGGCGGCCGTGTGCCCGACAGCCGTTTTTGACTACACGCCCAACAATAAGATCAAGGTCAATGTCTACAACGCAGCCGGGAGGTCTGGTCTGGCCAAGAACGTGGCGGACCAGCTGAAAGCCCGGGGATACATCGTGGGCAGCGTCGACAACTCCACCACCAGCTACTCGGGCTCGGCCATGGTTGTTTCGGGATCCAGCGGCGAAGCGGCAGCGTTCAACATCCAAAGAAACGTTCCGAACACCGACTTCTTCCAGGACCAACGGGCGGATGCCTCCGTGGATATCATCCTCGCTCCCGGTTTCTCGGCGCTGGTGCCGGCGGAACTGGTAGACAACACCCCGGGAAAGCTCAGTTGTCCTCGCCAAGACCAGCGGATTGCGGACAATTCGAAGCTGCCGGTGCTCCCGCCGCCCACGCCCTAG
- a CDS encoding carbohydrate ABC transporter permease, whose translation MSAVLHAQPESGPALGVAGAEKTRRVLSEAVMQGRWWRFALILVITAIVLVPIMVTVILALTPGPNSTATGLTLENITGVFSKTLAGTWLSNSLITTLSTVIVAVAVAAPAGYVLSRGRSKAVSGYSLLLFVMQSLPIITSVVPLFILFAGMGLVDNLLGLIIIYVGSTMTVATWMMAAYFDSIPISLEEASWIDGCSVFGSFTKVVLRNSLPGILSTAIFAFLLAWNDYLVAIVFLRSNEIFTLPVGVQSFFQQNLTDWSGVMALAVVMMLPPIIVFATLNKYFSVGGIGGSLAGR comes from the coding sequence ATGAGCGCAGTACTCCACGCCCAACCCGAATCAGGACCCGCCCTCGGCGTCGCGGGAGCCGAAAAGACCCGCCGCGTCCTCTCCGAAGCAGTCATGCAAGGACGCTGGTGGCGCTTCGCCCTGATCCTCGTCATCACCGCGATCGTCCTCGTCCCCATCATGGTCACGGTAATCCTGGCCCTGACCCCGGGCCCGAACAGCACCGCGACCGGGCTGACCCTGGAAAACATCACCGGCGTCTTCTCCAAAACCCTCGCCGGCACCTGGCTGAGCAACAGCCTCATCACCACGCTGTCCACCGTGATCGTCGCCGTCGCCGTCGCGGCACCTGCCGGCTACGTCCTCTCCCGCGGCCGCTCCAAAGCCGTCTCGGGCTATTCCCTGCTGCTGTTCGTCATGCAGTCGCTGCCGATCATTACCTCTGTGGTGCCGCTGTTCATCCTCTTCGCCGGCATGGGACTCGTGGACAACCTCCTCGGCCTCATCATCATCTACGTCGGCTCGACAATGACCGTCGCCACGTGGATGATGGCGGCATACTTCGATTCCATCCCGATCAGCCTCGAGGAGGCCTCGTGGATCGACGGTTGCTCCGTGTTCGGATCCTTCACCAAAGTGGTGCTGCGCAACTCCCTGCCCGGCATCCTGTCCACCGCGATCTTCGCCTTCCTCCTGGCCTGGAACGACTACCTGGTCGCGATCGTGTTCCTGCGTTCCAACGAGATCTTCACCCTCCCGGTGGGCGTGCAGTCCTTCTTCCAGCAAAACCTCACCGATTGGTCAGGCGTCATGGCCCTCGCCGTCGTCATGATGCTCCCGCCCATCATCGTCTTCGCCACCCTGAACAAATACTTCAGCGTCGGCGGCATCGGCGGATCCCTCGCCGGCCGCTAG
- a CDS encoding sugar ABC transporter permease, producing the protein MSSTTTQSGLARARRGVAPGGSGGGNVNRKSKLSGQTRRTFFWLLLPSIVLLILINGYPLIYAGVQATHDGSLIDTGNFVGVDNFATVLSSPAFWKAAQFTLWFTIVGVFGSWLVGLGLALLLRTKIPAGGTFKVLLLLPWVVPIVVSSTAWNWLVATPDSLIPSIFRNLGLGTPLFLADPHLAAVMVMVFKVWVSFPFMMMMISAALASVDTTVYEAASMDGASKWQQFTQITLPMIARSTYISWILMTIFCVNDFPTIYLLTGGGPVDATTSLVVLAYRSVFQDFQTGPGVAIAFLMTLTLVVVSVLLYRQIRKSSVE; encoded by the coding sequence ATGTCATCAACCACTACACAATCGGGCCTGGCCCGGGCCCGCCGGGGCGTTGCCCCCGGTGGGTCCGGGGGCGGGAACGTGAACCGCAAGAGCAAACTGTCGGGCCAGACCCGCCGGACTTTTTTCTGGCTTCTGTTGCCTTCCATCGTCCTGCTCATCCTGATCAACGGCTACCCGCTGATCTACGCCGGCGTCCAGGCGACCCACGACGGCTCCTTGATCGACACCGGCAACTTCGTCGGCGTCGACAACTTCGCCACCGTCCTCTCCTCGCCCGCTTTCTGGAAGGCCGCCCAGTTCACCCTGTGGTTCACCATTGTCGGTGTCTTTGGTTCCTGGCTGGTGGGCTTGGGCCTGGCGTTGCTCTTGCGCACCAAAATCCCCGCGGGCGGCACCTTCAAGGTCCTGCTCCTTCTGCCCTGGGTAGTGCCGATCGTGGTGTCCTCGACGGCCTGGAACTGGCTCGTCGCCACCCCGGACAGCCTCATCCCTTCCATCTTCCGCAACCTCGGATTAGGCACCCCGCTGTTCCTGGCCGACCCGCACCTCGCGGCCGTCATGGTCATGGTCTTCAAGGTCTGGGTCAGCTTCCCGTTCATGATGATGATGATCTCCGCCGCGTTGGCCTCCGTGGACACCACCGTCTACGAGGCAGCCAGCATGGACGGCGCCAGCAAGTGGCAGCAGTTCACCCAGATCACGCTGCCGATGATCGCCCGCTCCACCTACATCAGCTGGATCCTGATGACGATCTTCTGCGTCAACGACTTCCCCACCATCTACCTCCTCACCGGCGGCGGACCGGTCGACGCCACCACCTCCCTCGTGGTCCTGGCCTACCGCAGCGTCTTCCAGGACTTCCAGACCGGACCCGGCGTCGCCATCGCCTTCCTCATGACCCTCACCCTCGTGGTCGTGTCGGTCCTCCTGTACCGCCAGATCCGAAAGTCGAGCGTCGAATAA